In Colletotrichum higginsianum IMI 349063 chromosome 1, whole genome shotgun sequence, one genomic interval encodes:
- a CDS encoding Uridylate kinase yields the protein MHPVTAPRLLSRASTSSSSIRSNVLTCSRSSFRLQQQYPARRFYSSEPPKKPSGIKFWPFLVVIGAGSLAYKVLIDQRAEMATLPAPSRNAALPSPQKSTPTFSASDVTVLFVLGGPGAGKGTQCARLVSDYGFTHLSAGDLLRAEQDRPGSQFGQLIKDYIKDGLIVPMEVTVQLLENAMTETIKKQGNKRFLIDGFPRKMDQAIKFEETVCPAKLVLFYDCPEDVMESRLLERGKTSGRADDNAESICKRFRTFVETSMPVVDYYEKQGRVVKLDATPTPQDVYAKTRTELSKRLGL from the exons ATGCACCCCGTCACCGCACCCCGTCTGCTCTCCCGAGCTTCGACTTCGTCTTCATCTATCCGTTCTAATGTCTTGACCTGCTCGCGATCTTCCTTCCGTCTCCAGCAGCAATACCCGGCGCGTCGCTTTTACTCCTCCGAGCCCCCCAAGAAGCCCTCGGGCATCAAGTTCTGGCCTTTCCTCGtggtcatcggcgccggaaGCTTAGCTTACAAGGTCCTTATTGACCAGAGAGCAG AAATGGCCAccctccccgccccgtcCCGCAATgccgccctcccctccccccaaaagTCGACTCCGACCTTCTCCGCCTCCGACGTGACCGTTCTCTtcgttctcggcggcccTGGCGCCGGCAAGGGCACTCAGTGCGCCAGGCTCGTCTCCGACTATGGCTTCACCCACCTCTCcgccggcgacctcctccgcGCCGAGCAAGACCGTCCCGGCTCCCAGTTCGGTCAGCTCATCAAAGACTACATCAAGGACGGCCTCATCGTGCCAATGGAAGTGACCGTCCAGCTTCTCGAAAACGCCATGACCGAGACCATCAAGAAGCAAGGTAACAAGCGCTTTCTCATCGATGGCTTCCCCCGTAAGATGGACCAGGCCATCAAGTTTGAGGAGACGGTCTGCCCGGCCAAGCTGGTGCTCTTCTACGACTGTCCCGAGGACGTCATGGAGAGCCGTCTGCTCGAGCGCGGCAAGACGAGCGGACGCGCCGACGACAATGCCGAAAGCATCTGCAAGCGCTTCCGCACCTTTGTCGAGACGAGCATGCCCGTGGTGGACTACTACGAAAAGCAGGGCCGTGTCGTGAAGCTCGATGCTACCCCCACGCCGCAGGACGTCTACGCCAAGACACGAACCGAGCTCAGCAAGCGTCTGGGCCTGTAA